In Neoarius graeffei isolate fNeoGra1 chromosome 19, fNeoGra1.pri, whole genome shotgun sequence, the sequence gatatgaatgtcatggcaatatttgggctttcagtaatttctttgttctttttctgtggtagaatgattgtacagcatacatctttaattaaaaaaaccactagaatttggtgcacaagttctcattttctttgtgttttctgaaatcaacagagtcaaaattatacatacagggtcaaaaatgtacatatgctcacctagattattaattcagaggtgctgaaacttccaaaatgtctcataTCTTGCCAAAGCAGAGGTCAGAGGTCTACCAGCTATAACCAAtcatgttagtgatcatgattggttatagatggtagcttctctgtgccttcataaaaagagtttgtttacagcattcactggattgaccaacgcacagtaaaatgggaaagtccaaggagttcagtgcagatctgagaaagaggatcgcagatatacacaaccccagaatgtctcttggaaccaTTTCAAAACaagtgcaaattccaagatcagttcaaacaattgtatctaggttattgtgaggtgtagtcacttggtcaagccactttgctttaagaaaacccaaactgtcaccctcagctgaaaggaaattggtttggatggttaggaacaacctgggaaccactatggtacagctctgccatgaactggaagctgatggatcactctcTACAGTTCAGATaatcatggactaagaggctgctagccAAGAAAtaaacccctgctccaaaattaacattttcaaacttaactaaagtttgaagcggaCCACAGGGACAAAGAAAaacccttctggaggatagctgtatggtcagaatgagataaagattgagttgtttggccacagtgaccaccatatacagaggaacactgtagcagctggtggtggtggtagcatcatcatgctctggggctgttttgctgtcagtggaactggttcattgcacaaagtggatggaataatgaagaaggaggactacctcaaaattcttcagcataaaccatcagaaacttgaacatgactagggagttacagcaggacaatgaacccaaacacacatcagagctggttgtggaggataaagcagactaacattaagcttaaaacaaatcctgacttcaaccctattgaaaatatatggaccgtgcttataagtcgagtccatgccaagaaaaaaacaaaacaaatttaattgaactctaccaattctaccatgaagagtcgtgacatatccaaccagaattctgccagaagcttgttcatggtaaacaaaaatgttgagtcaaggtgaagagacattttacccaaatattaggtgtatgtatatgtttgaccctgtatgtatatttttgactctgtgttgatttcagaaaatccaaagaaaatgaaaacttgtgcaccaaattctagttttttttttaaattaaagatgtatgctgtacaatcactcTGCCAcacaaaaagaacagttcaaagaaattactgaaagcccaaatattgccatgacagtcatatccaagatggcatatGAATATTCAAATTGGCAATATTCAAATTGTTTGCAATTAAGGGGGTTAACAGTTTTTTTGGCACAAGATTAATTTCCCTTTCATTTTGAGATTGAACCTACGTGTTAGGTTAGACTACTGGTGaaataattacaaataaaatTAAGCAGTTAAAAGCAATGGGGAGACTAACTGATTTGTAATATGATAGGTTAGATGATTCAGTTACTATTTAAACAAGAGCTTTGCTAGTCATCATATCTCAGAAATGGCACATCTGGCTCTGTTTCCAGGTTGCCAAATAGAAATAATTCATTAATTTGGACTTATGACATTAAAACTTATATTTCAATGGTGGAGAAGTTTCTCTTTTTGGCAGTGTTATGCCTCTCCATGTTGTAAAGCCTAGAGGCGTGGGCTCTAAATTGAGAATATTTAAATGATGATGGTGTTCAGCGACTACATTTATCAACGCCCGATCACTCTTATGCTGTGATTGGTGAGATATGAATGTTTTATGACTCAAAAGTGAACCCTGTTGTAGGATGGTTTCTACATGAGATTGATAAATTTGGACCTCTGAGGACCTCGGACCTTATTTAAAGCTCTTAAAAGTGAATATGCACACAATTTGCATTTGAGATTCATCTTCAAACTGCCTTGAAGCAGCTTACCAAGCCTCAATCACCAAAAGAAGTGTGTAAGGTTAATATAAATAGTAGCTATGGCCATGCATGTGTGGGCGATGCAGCCTAGTGTGACACTGAATAATTTTCCAGTCTGACATCTTTCTGAAAACTTCCCTATATCAGAAAATTATATGAGGTACAATGTTCTAGAaccagcacattaatataaacctgtgcaaGTTCATCACCttacagccagaactactgtcaacaccttctgatcagaTTTGAAAATTCAACAATACTGTGCTATAAAGGCAATTAAGAAACACTCAAGAAACTCGGTTAGAATTCATGAAATACATTTCAAAAAATGTTATATGTGAAGTTAAAATTTGGACTAAATGCAAAATAATGTCAGTAATGTGGCTCAAATGGGAAGCAACTCAAATATAAATGATTTAATCTACCTTTTTCTTTACACGTCTGTGATATTATAGTGTATATTTCatcacagaaaaaaacccatgaaactcaaaaagaaaaaaaaatccattttggtTGTTAGGATGTGCCTCATCTGATGAATTTgccaaaatgtttattttaagCACAGTGTTTAAGGTGcacaaccactataccactgatcTTGTAGTATCCCTATTTTCTGTTGTtactattgtgtctgtcaaattcTTTTTCAGAGTTCAAATTTCCCACAGCGCTCAAATTGGGAGGGGTGTTCAAGCCTCGACGGCGCCTGATTGAGAAAACTCTCCAGAGGGACACTTTGGTGGTGTTGCGATACACAGTTGAGGAGAAGTAGAAGATGATGGGGTCCAGGCAAGTGTTGAAGGTGCTTAGGAGCAATGTGTAGTACCTCCAAGATGGGCTGTTGTTGGTGCTGAAACCCACCACATGAGACATGTTAAAGGGCACAAAGCAAATCAAGAAGACGCTCAAGGTGCCCAGTGCCATTCCAATAGCCCTTTGCTTCTTCTCTTTTGTTATGCTGGGCCTATGGTAAAGGATCCAGATGCAGTTAAGATAGCAGAACACACATACAAACAGGGGCACTAAACAAAGAACCACAAAAAACTCCAGGCGCACTGGAAGTACAATGCTTTTCTGGTCATCAGTGAAGTTCTCGTAGCAGGTGTTCTTTGGTTCAGTGTTATTATGGATGCCCATATGGACGATGAAAAACACAGGTGTGCACTGTGCACCACTGATCAGCCAGATGAAAATACTGCCAACTTTGGCATAGAGAAGCTTGCGAAACTTCATGTAGGTCAGTGGGAAGACCACTCCCAAGTAGCGATCAATGCTGATAGCCATCAGCAACAGAGAGCTGGTGTAGATGGTGCTGAAAAAGACAAATGACATGATAGAGCACAGGACCTGGGAAAGGTGCCATTGCAGGCCTGATGCCGCCTCATACATCTTCAACGGTAGGAAAAGCAAGAAAAGCAGATCGGAGAGAGTCAGGTTCAGCAGGAGGACATCTGTGGGCGTGGGTTTTTTGCTAATCTTCCTGATGAAGGCATACATGGCCAGGATATTGGCTGGTAGGCCGATTAAGAAGGTTATAATGTAGGCTGCGAGAAGCACAAAGTGGTTTATCATTTTGGTAACTGCAGGACACTGGTGGAACAAGAATAAGAAACATCATGCAGCATTTGGAATGCAGTTTTTATTTGCATCAtatgatacatacacacacacacaatatatatatatatatatatatatatatatatatatatatatatatatatatatatatatatacactgggaaatacaccactcatatttttcatactagctccatctgggacatggagaac encodes:
- the LOC132867985 gene encoding free fatty acid receptor 2-like; this encodes MINHFVLLAAYIITFLIGLPANILAMYAFIRKISKKPTPTDVLLLNLTLSDLLFLLFLPLKMYEAASGLQWHLSQVLCSIMSFVFFSTIYTSSLLLMAISIDRYLGVVFPLTYMKFRKLLYAKVGSIFIWLISGAQCTPVFFIVHMGIHNNTEPKNTCYENFTDDQKSIVLPVRLEFFVVLCLVPLFVCVFCYLNCIWILYHRPSITKEKKQRAIGMALGTLSVFLICFVPFNMSHVVGFSTNNSPSWRYYTLLLSTFNTCLDPIIFYFSSTVYRNTTKVSLWRVFSIRRRRGLNTPPNLSAVGNLNSEKEFDRHNSNNRK